A genomic window from Ascaphus truei isolate aAscTru1 chromosome 1, aAscTru1.hap1, whole genome shotgun sequence includes:
- the LOC142471279 gene encoding uncharacterized protein LOC142471279: MLLLYIVAPEGHVSPETEQVSSPGSASSTHLEEHDEEDFDDDDDDDDAAAAAAIDTQIQASDHEEVPIETVLPPKRPANTTYDAIVASEGKIVEAENRRHSDLMTVLERMIALQEETVSQLAHLHRVFIEVPKQLQKINTSFEALVVQQTQANYWRMTNVPQFNTSQAGSVHAGQFSPHSSDIHSPGPNVTGQVADIAVQVPDDILPLPSVQIQQQTPTKEATKTKQDTHETDQPSLVQCLPTCSHVSVGTSPVREQSLPKSPVGESLPKSPVGESLPKSPVGESLPKIPVGESLPKAL, encoded by the exons atgttattgttatatatagttgcccctgaaggacatgtgtcacctgagactgaacaagtgtcttcacctgggtcagccagctcaacacacctagaag aacatgatgaagaggattttgatgatgatgatgatgatgatgatgccgccgccgccgccgccatagacacacaaatacaagcaagtgaccatgaagaggttccaattgaaactgttttaccgccaaaacgtccagcaaataccacatatgatgcaattgtagcttctgagggaaaaattgtggaagcagaaaatcgtcgccattctgacctgatgacagtgctggaaaggatgattgcactgcaggaagaaacagtttcacaattggcacatctccacagagtcttcattgaagtgcctaaacagttgcaaaaaatcaacacctcattcgaagcattagttgttcagcaaacacaagctaattactggagaatgactaatgtaccacaattcaacacctcacaggcaggatctgttcatgcaggtcagttttcaccacattcatctgatattcattcaccaggcccaaatgttaccggtcaagtagcagacattgctgtgcaggttcctgatgacatcctaccgctgccatctgtacaaattcagcagcagacacctacaaaggaggcgacaaaaacaaaacaagacacacacgaaacagaccaaccatcacttgtgcagtgtctaccaacttgctcacatgtgtcagtgggcacaagccctgtccgtgaacagtcactacccaaaagccctgtaggtgagtcactgcccaaaagccctgtaggtgaatcgctgcccaaaagccctgtaggtgaatctctGCCCAAAatccctgtaggtgaatcactccccaaagccctgtag